One window of Hymenobacter sp. BRD128 genomic DNA carries:
- a CDS encoding efflux RND transporter periplasmic adaptor subunit: MSVALKYYTLATSLVLLTACGSKPDAAASKDAPAGKDKDGKPAAPAPPANPDQVEVSAAQQKAAGIQLGSFERQNMTTEVQANGSVEVPPQNRAAITAIMGGYVQTVNVLPGQHVAAGAVIATLRSPEYLTMQQQYLQSKAKVRFLAEDLERQRILDVEDVGAKRKLQMARADYATEQATLRTTAAQLRLLGISLARLDAGTIASAVPLTTPIAGYVKSVNINPGEFVNPQDPLAEVLNRDDLHLELKVFEKDVALVKPGQKILFKVQNSGRDEELTARVFLVGKAFDDNARTVRVHAHLEPERSDLLPGQFVAARIQTAGARVRTLPEAALIQAGDLSYIFQRVGTDSGRTVFRRVKVRAGQPQHGDVAVTILDPLRDTTQLVRRGAYFLDAELRKGAGGD, translated from the coding sequence ATGTCAGTTGCCCTCAAATACTATACCCTAGCCACCAGCTTAGTCCTGCTCACCGCCTGCGGCAGCAAGCCCGACGCGGCGGCCAGCAAAGACGCGCCCGCCGGCAAAGACAAAGACGGCAAGCCCGCTGCCCCGGCCCCGCCCGCCAACCCCGACCAGGTAGAAGTCAGCGCTGCCCAACAGAAAGCGGCTGGTATTCAGCTCGGCAGCTTCGAGCGCCAGAATATGACCACCGAGGTGCAGGCCAACGGCTCGGTGGAAGTGCCGCCCCAAAACCGGGCGGCCATTACGGCCATCATGGGGGGCTACGTGCAGACGGTGAATGTGCTGCCCGGGCAGCACGTAGCGGCCGGCGCGGTCATCGCCACGCTGCGCTCGCCCGAGTACCTCACCATGCAGCAGCAGTACTTGCAGAGCAAAGCCAAAGTGCGCTTTCTGGCCGAAGACCTGGAGCGCCAACGCATTCTGGACGTGGAAGATGTGGGCGCCAAGCGCAAGCTGCAAATGGCCCGCGCCGACTACGCCACCGAGCAGGCCACGCTACGCACTACGGCCGCCCAGTTGCGGCTGCTGGGCATCTCGCTGGCTAGGCTCGACGCGGGCACCATCGCGAGCGCGGTGCCGCTCACCACGCCCATCGCCGGCTACGTGAAGTCGGTCAACATCAACCCCGGCGAATTCGTGAACCCTCAGGACCCGCTGGCCGAGGTGCTGAACCGCGACGACCTGCACCTGGAGCTCAAAGTGTTTGAGAAAGACGTGGCGTTGGTGAAGCCCGGGCAGAAAATCCTGTTCAAGGTGCAAAACTCGGGGCGCGATGAGGAGCTGACGGCCCGCGTTTTCCTGGTGGGCAAGGCCTTCGACGACAATGCCCGCACAGTGCGCGTGCACGCTCACCTCGAGCCCGAGCGCAGCGACCTGCTGCCCGGCCAGTTTGTGGCGGCCCGCATCCAGACGGCCGGCGCCCGCGTGCGCACGCTGCCGGAGGCGGCCCTCATTCAGGCCGGCGACCTGAGCTACATCTTTCAGCGGGTGGGCACCGACTCGGGGCGCACCGTTTTTCGGCGCGTGAAGGTGCGCGCCGGCCAGCCCCAGCACGGCGACGTGGCCGTGACTATACTCGACCCCCTGCGCGATACCACCCAGCTTGTGCGGCGCGGCGCCTACTTCCTCGATGCCGAGCTGCGCAAGGGGGCTGGCGGCGATTAA
- a CDS encoding organic hydroperoxide resistance protein: MKINKVFTAQAKVQGGRDGHVTTANNALDLNLSTPKEMGGAGKAGATNPEQLFAAGYAACFEGALGVAARQAKLKLEKVTVEALIGFGQAEDGGYGISADLHVNLPGMEQQQAEALVEAAHGICPYSRATKGNIEVNLTTTTHA; this comes from the coding sequence ATGAAAATCAACAAAGTATTTACGGCCCAGGCCAAAGTACAGGGTGGCCGCGACGGCCACGTCACCACCGCCAACAACGCCCTCGACCTCAACCTAAGCACGCCCAAAGAGATGGGCGGCGCGGGCAAAGCCGGCGCTACCAACCCCGAGCAGCTTTTCGCCGCGGGCTACGCCGCCTGCTTTGAAGGCGCGCTGGGCGTAGCCGCCCGCCAGGCCAAGCTAAAGCTGGAAAAAGTAACCGTGGAAGCGCTCATCGGCTTCGGCCAGGCCGAAGATGGCGGCTACGGCATCTCGGCCGACCTGCACGTGAACCTGCCCGGCATGGAGCAGCAGCAAGCCGAAGCGCTGGTCGAAGCCGCCCACGGCATCTGCCCCTACTCGCGCGCCACCAAAGGCAATATCGAGGTAAACCTTACTACCACGACCCACGCCTAG
- a CDS encoding MarR family winged helix-turn-helix transcriptional regulator: MATTSVSAAPDYLLKLENQLCFPFYAVSRQLTKAYQPLLQALGLTYPQYLVLLLLWEHRQLTVRELGKKLLLDSGTLTPLLKRMEQRQWLSRRRDPQDERSVIIALRPAGRALQAPASQLPTQLLAKLTLSPAEVVALRTQLTQLLSQLTA, from the coding sequence ATGGCAACTACTTCTGTTTCTGCTGCACCCGACTACCTGCTGAAGCTGGAAAACCAGCTGTGCTTCCCGTTCTATGCGGTATCGCGGCAGCTTACCAAGGCCTACCAACCGTTGTTGCAGGCACTCGGCCTCACGTACCCGCAGTACCTCGTGCTGTTGCTACTGTGGGAGCACAGGCAACTGACGGTGAGAGAGCTAGGCAAAAAGCTACTGCTCGATTCGGGCACGCTCACGCCCCTGCTCAAGCGCATGGAGCAGCGGCAGTGGCTCAGTCGCCGGCGCGACCCGCAGGATGAGCGCTCGGTTATCATTGCCCTGCGGCCGGCCGGCCGCGCCCTGCAAGCCCCGGCCAGCCAGCTACCAACGCAGCTGCTGGCTAAGCTGACCTTATCGCCGGCCGAAGTGGTGGCCCTGCGCACTCAACTTACGCAACTTCTTTCCCAGCTGACCGCGTAG